Proteins from one Pithys albifrons albifrons isolate INPA30051 chromosome 2, PitAlb_v1, whole genome shotgun sequence genomic window:
- the SMC6 gene encoding structural maintenance of chromosomes protein 6 yields the protein MSKRKEESIPKPGSQKRPRQEHTNVYSDEEENFESSADSGASSQLSASEVGIIESIQLKNFMCHSNLGPFQFGSNINFIVGSNGSGKSSILTALIVGLGGKATATNRGSSLKMFIRDGETSADISITLRNQGRDAFRPESYGNSIIVNQHINQDGSRSYKLKNKSGNIVSTKKEELLRILDHFNIQVDNPVSILTQEMSKQFLQTKSESDKYKFFMKATQLEQMKEDYSCIVKTQENTRIQLEQGGERLEELKQLYLEKRELYKSIAFVNDMRNHLEDLKHQMAWAVVSEMEKEMEPIKEGIKAEEANTDFIRKVEEWKVKVKEAEKKYKAVQDRLETVTEEAQALHPQCISLKAEVQGKRKAVNEIEVVYNRFRTELKRLGKDDEQLCKRIEELKSSANQVPAPEKLERQRKLAHLREQLKAFRDEEIMLGQQMDQFQQAIYRCREEHARLRRENGDVQQALDAKQKQLRELKDSKTDTLKRFGPHIPGFVEAVDIAYKQGRFKQKPLGPIGAFIHAKDPELTLAVEACLKSLVHAFCCDNHSDERTLQLLMSKHYPPGHRPQIIVNKFQNKMYDVRQSAVHHPEFPSVLTALEIDHVMVANCLIDVRSIEKILLIKSSRRAREVMQSSRPPANCKEAFTGEGDHVFERRYYSCSYARPKYLSQDVEGEISHLDKEIENKRGQLAESQHRLYSIENEIRQNEDLLYGHRRHQKEIQLKIRTANAEIVDLENMEEHQSVDISLLQDEAEENRAKMESVKQDMQLQGRKMEELKNILQETEKKLKEVKEKIQHVEDIAGPIKEELNQAESEMENSKRRLLHWEDKQKEHLSCIKKHKELLAAKEKDLEVKTAQATQIYPERIKVSRTVKSLDAEMNRLRDKIRSETSIHGNREEIIQQFLDAKERYEDASSKVKNLKKFIKVLEGIMTERFKVYRQFLSFLSMRCKLSFEKLLHIRGCSGKIIFDHKNETLSITVQSGEEDKASLTDLRSLSGGERTFSTVCYILSLWNITDSPFRCLDEFDVYMDMLNRRIAVDMILERADFQQYRQFLLFTPQSISFLPTSPHIRILCLQDPERGQRRLNFQNTTDSDENE from the exons ATGagtaagagaaaagaagaaagtattCCGAAGCCTGGATCCCAAAAAAGGCCAAGACAAGAACACACAAATGTATATAgtgatgaagaagaaaattttgaGTCATCAGCTGATAGTGGTGCCTCTTCACAGTTG TCTGCCAGTGAAGTTGGGATAATTGAAAGTATCCAGCTGAAGAACTTCATGTGCCATTCAAACCTGGGGCCTTTTCAGTTTGGATCAAATATCAATTTCATTGTTGGAAGCAATGGAA GTGGGAAAAGTTCTATATTAACTGCTCTTATTGTTGGACTTGGTGGAAAAGCCACTGCAACTAATAGAGGTTcatcattaaaaatgtttattagaGATGGAGAGAC ttctgcAGATATTTCCATAACTTTGCGAAACCAAGGCAGAGATGCATTTAGACCAGAATCATATGGTAACTCTATTATTGTGAATCAGCACATCAATCAGGATGGAAGCAGAAGttacaaactgaaaaacaaatctg gGAACATAGTTTCTACAAAGAAAGAGGAACTCCTAAGAATACTGGATCATTTTAATATACAG GTAGATAATCCTGTGTCTATTTTAACCCAAGAGATGAGTAAGCAGTTTTTACAGACTAAAAGTGAAAGTGACAAGTATAag ttttttatGAAGGCAACTCAGCTGGAACAAATGAAAGAAGATTATTCATGTATTGTGAAAACTCAAGAAAATACACGTATTCAGCTAGAACAAGGAGGAGAG cgTCTAGAAGAACTTAAGCagctttatttagaaaaaaggGAACTTTACAAAAGCATTGCATTTGTGAATGACATGCGAAATCATCTTGAAGATCTGAAACACCAGATGGCGTGGGCAGTG GTGAGtgagatggaaaaggaaatggagCCAATCAAAGAAGGCATCAAAGCTGAAGAAGCAAATACAGACTTTATTCGGAAGGTAGAAGAATGGAAG gtaaaagtgaaagaagcagaaaaaaagtacaaagCAGTACAAGACAGATTAGAAACAGTAACCGAAGAAGCACAAGCCCTTCATCCTCAGTGCATTTCTTTGAAGGCTGAAGTTCaaggtaaaagaaaagcagtcaACGAAATTGAG GTAGTTTATAATCGTTTTAGAACAGAGTTAAAACGTCTGGGAAAAGATGATGAACAGCTGTGTAAACGAATAGAAGAATTGAAAAGCAG TGCTAATCAGGTTCCAGCACCTGAAAAATTGGAAAGGCAAAGGAAACTCGCACACTTAAGGGAACAATTAAAGGCATTCCGTGATGAAGAAATAATGCTTGGTCAGCAGATGGATCAGTTCCAGCAGGCTATATATAGGTGTAGGGAAGAACATGCTAGACTCAG GAGAGAAAACGGTGATGTGCAACAAGCACTGGATGCcaaacagaaacagctgagagagctgaaagATAGTAAAACAGATACTTTGAAAAGATTTGGACCACATATACCAGGATTTGTTGAAGCAGTTGACATAGCCTATAAGCAAGGGCGCTTTAAACAGAAACCTCTTGGACCTATAG GTGCTTTCATTCATGCAAAAGATCCTGAACTGACCTTGGCTGTCGAAGCCTGTTTAAAGAGCCTAGTTCATGCATTTTGCTGTGACAATCATAGCGATGAAAGAACTCTGCAGTTACTCATGTCAAAACACTATCCACCTGGACATAGACCTCAAATAATTGTAAAtaaatttcagaataaaatgtaTGATGTTAGACAGAG tgctGTTCATCATCCAGAATTCCCATCAGTACTGACAGCATTGGAAATAGATCATGTAATGGTTGCCAATTGTTTGATCGATGTGAGGAGTATAGAAAAAATCCTGCTGATTAAA AGTAGCCGTAGAGCTCGTGAGGTGATGCAGTCCAGTCGGCCCCCAGCAAACTGTAAGGAAGCTTTCACGGGTGAAGGTGATCACGTGTTTGAGAGACGATATTACTCTTGCAGTTATGCCAGACCCAAGTACTTAAGTCAAGATGTTGAAGGAGAAATAAG TCACTTGGATAAAGAGATTGAAAACAAAAGGGGACAGTTGGCAGAATCTCAGCACCGTTTATATTCCATCGAAAATGAGATTAGGCAAAATGAAGATCTTCTCTATGGTCATCGACGACACCAAAAAGAAATACAG ttgaaaataAGAACGGCAAATGCAGAAATAGTAGATCTTGAAAATATGGAAGAACACCAGTCAGTGGACATCAGTCTATTA CAAGATGAAGCTGAAGAAAATAGGGCTAAGATGGAGTCTGTAAAACAAGATATGCAACTACAAGgcagaaaaatggaagaactgaaaaatattctccaggaaactgaaaaaaaattaaaagaagtgaaagaaaaaattcagcATGTGGAAGACATTGCTGGCCCAATTAAG GAGGAATTAAACCAGGCTGagtcagaaatggaaaacagcaaACGCCGTTTACTGCACTGGGAAGACAAACAGAAAGAGCACTTGTCTTGCATAAAAAAGCACAAAGAGTTACTAGCTGCCAAAGAAAAGGATTTGGAG GTAAAAACGGCACAAGCCACACAAATCTACCCGGAGCGCATCAAGGTCAGCAGAACTGTAAAGAGTCTTGATGCTGAAATGAATCGTTTGAGAGACAAGATAAGATCAGAAACCAGTATCCatggaaacagagaagaaataataCA GCAATTTCTCGATGCAAAAGAAAGGTATGAGGATGCAAGCAGTAAAGTaaagaatttaaagaaattCATTAAGGTGCTAGAAGGAATAATGACAGAGAGATTCAAAGTGTATCGGCAGTTCTTAAG TTTCCTTTCTATGCGATGCAAACTCAGCTTTGAGAAATTATTGCATATTCGAGGTTGctctggaaaaataatttttgatcaCAAGAATGAGACACTTTCCATAACA gttCAGTCTGGAGAGGAAGACAAAGCTTCCCTTACTGATTTGAGATCCTTATCAGGAGGTGAACGTACCTTCTCCACAGTTTGTTACATTCTTTCTCTATGGAACATCACTGACTCTCCTTTCAGATGCTTGGATGAATTTGATGTCTACATG GACATGCTTAACAGAAGAATTGCTGTTGATATGATTCTTGAGAGGGCTGATTTTCAGCAGTATCGACAGTTCCTTTTATTCACCCCCCAAAGCATAAG ttttctgcCTACGAGTCCTCATATTCGAATCCTCTGCTTGCAAGACCCTGAAAGAGGCCAAAGAAGATTGAATTTCCAAAATACAACAGACAGTGATGAAAATGAATAA